The Flammeovirgaceae bacterium genome contains a region encoding:
- the clpB gene encoding ATP-dependent chaperone ClpB, which produces MNFEKFTIKSQEALQKSAEIAMGMQQQAIEPGHVLKAILETDENVTGYLVKKLAINRNLLDTKLEDLLNSYPRVSGQQPYLSTATNAVLQQAEKELREFKDEYIAVEHLLLAILSTKDKAATLLRDAGFERATLIKAIKELRGGTKVTDQNAEAKYKSLERYSKNLNDLAKQGKIDPVIGRDEEIRRVLQILSRRTKNNPILLGEPGVGKTAIVEGMAQRIVNGDVPENLKDKIIVSLDMGLLVAGAKYKGEFEERLKAVIKEVTDSNGQIILFIDEIHTLIGAGGGGEGAMDAANLLKPALARGELHAIGATTLKEYQKYIEKDKALERRFQAVMVDEPSVEDSISILRGIKDKYELHHGVRIKDDAVISAVELSSRYISDRFLPDKAIDLMDEAASKLRLEMDSLPEELDELNRKIMQLEIEREAIRREKDKEKEAQLSKEIAELSAERNSLKAKWDSEKEVVHGIQQIKESIDRLKFEAEQAEKAGDYGKVAEIRYGKITEAEKKLNNLQAKMKEMQGEKSLLKEEVDSEDIAEVVARWTGIPVSKMLQSEREKLLHLEEELSKRVAGQEEAIRALSDAVRRSRAGLQDPKRPIGSFIFMGTTGVGKTELSKALAEYLFNDEHAMVRIDMSEYQERHSVSRLIGAPPGYVGYDEGGQLTEAIRRKPYSVILLDEIEKAHPDVFNILLQVLDDGRLTDNKGRVANFKNTIIIMTTNIGSHIIQENFEKITDENYFDILETTKDEVVALLKKSVRPEFVNRIDEIIMFRPLSRKDIRQIVDIQINLVCKRLEEGGVRLDVTDAARNRLAKLGYDPQFGARPLKRVLQREILNELSKQILAGKVHKDSVILVDIKNEVEFVFENLANAEVVT; this is translated from the coding sequence ATGAACTTCGAAAAATTCACCATTAAATCGCAGGAGGCCCTTCAGAAATCGGCTGAGATTGCTATGGGCATGCAGCAGCAGGCCATTGAGCCCGGGCATGTGCTGAAGGCTATTCTCGAAACCGATGAGAATGTAACGGGCTACCTGGTAAAGAAGCTGGCTATAAACCGAAATTTACTGGACACAAAACTGGAAGACCTGCTCAATTCCTACCCGCGGGTATCCGGGCAACAACCCTATTTATCCACTGCAACCAATGCGGTGCTTCAACAGGCCGAAAAGGAGTTGCGCGAATTCAAGGATGAGTACATCGCAGTTGAGCACCTGCTACTGGCCATTCTTTCAACAAAAGATAAAGCTGCCACCCTTCTGCGCGATGCCGGTTTTGAGCGTGCAACTCTAATAAAAGCCATAAAAGAATTGCGAGGCGGAACAAAAGTTACCGACCAGAATGCCGAAGCAAAATACAAGTCGCTGGAGCGTTACTCGAAAAACCTGAACGACCTTGCAAAACAGGGTAAAATCGATCCGGTTATCGGTCGTGATGAAGAAATCCGCAGGGTACTGCAGATTCTTTCGCGAAGAACCAAAAATAACCCTATCCTGCTGGGCGAACCCGGTGTTGGTAAAACCGCCATCGTGGAAGGCATGGCCCAGCGCATCGTTAATGGCGATGTACCCGAAAACCTGAAAGACAAAATCATTGTGTCGCTCGACATGGGCTTGCTGGTAGCCGGTGCCAAGTACAAAGGCGAATTTGAAGAACGCCTGAAGGCTGTAATAAAAGAAGTAACTGACTCTAACGGACAGATTATTCTCTTCATAGACGAAATACATACGTTGATTGGAGCCGGTGGCGGAGGCGAAGGCGCCATGGATGCCGCCAACCTGCTGAAGCCTGCCCTGGCAAGAGGTGAACTGCATGCCATCGGTGCAACTACGCTTAAAGAATACCAGAAGTACATCGAAAAAGACAAAGCACTGGAGCGCAGGTTCCAGGCTGTAATGGTTGATGAACCTTCGGTAGAAGACTCCATTTCAATCCTTCGCGGGATTAAGGATAAATACGAACTGCACCACGGTGTGCGGATTAAAGATGACGCGGTGATTTCAGCTGTTGAACTCTCCAGCCGCTACATCAGCGATCGGTTTCTGCCCGATAAGGCCATCGACCTGATGGATGAGGCTGCCTCTAAACTGCGCCTGGAAATGGATTCGCTACCCGAAGAACTTGATGAACTGAATCGCAAAATCATGCAATTGGAGATCGAGCGTGAGGCTATCCGCAGGGAAAAAGATAAAGAGAAAGAAGCCCAGCTCTCCAAAGAAATTGCCGAGCTTTCGGCCGAACGCAACTCCCTCAAGGCCAAGTGGGATAGCGAAAAGGAAGTCGTGCACGGCATTCAACAGATAAAAGAAAGCATTGACCGGCTGAAGTTCGAAGCCGAGCAGGCTGAAAAAGCCGGTGATTATGGTAAGGTGGCCGAAATCCGCTACGGAAAAATTACCGAAGCCGAAAAGAAACTAAATAACCTGCAAGCGAAAATGAAGGAGATGCAGGGGGAGAAATCCTTACTCAAAGAAGAGGTTGACAGTGAAGATATTGCTGAAGTAGTAGCCCGCTGGACGGGCATACCCGTATCGAAAATGCTGCAAAGCGAACGCGAAAAATTGCTGCACCTTGAAGAGGAACTGAGCAAACGCGTTGCCGGACAGGAAGAAGCCATCCGCGCCCTCAGCGATGCCGTGCGCAGAAGTAGGGCCGGGCTGCAGGACCCGAAACGGCCCATCGGTTCGTTTATCTTTATGGGCACCACCGGTGTAGGTAAAACCGAACTTTCAAAAGCCTTAGCCGAATACCTGTTTAATGACGAACACGCCATGGTACGCATTGATATGAGCGAGTACCAGGAGCGCCACAGTGTAAGCCGCCTGATAGGCGCCCCTCCGGGCTATGTAGGCTACGATGAAGGCGGGCAGCTAACAGAAGCCATCCGCAGAAAACCCTATTCGGTAATTCTGCTGGATGAAATCGAAAAGGCGCATCCCGATGTGTTTAACATTTTGCTACAGGTGCTGGATGACGGCCGGTTAACCGACAACAAGGGCCGTGTGGCTAATTTCAAAAACACCATTATTATTATGACGACCAACATCGGCTCGCACATCATCCAGGAAAATTTCGAAAAAATTACCGATGAAAATTATTTCGACATCCTGGAGACAACAAAAGATGAAGTTGTGGCGTTATTGAAGAAGTCGGTTCGGCCCGAATTTGTAAACCGCATTGACGAGATCATTATGTTCAGGCCGCTCAGCCGGAAGGACATCCGGCAAATCGTGGACATCCAGATTAACCTGGTGTGCAAGCGGCTGGAGGAAGGCGGTGTACGACTGGATGTGACGGATGCAGCCCGCAACCGGCTGGCCAAACTGGGTTACGACCCGCAATTTGGTGCCCGGCCGCTAAAGCGGGTGCTGCAACGGGAGATTTTAAACGAACTCTCCAAACAAATACTGGCCGGGAAAGTTCATAAGGATTCGGTAATTCTTGTGGATATAAAAAATGAAGTTGAGTTTGTTTTCGAGAACCTTGCGAACGCAGAAGTTGTTACTTGA
- a CDS encoding DUF2490 domain-containing protein, with protein MKATRFSIVLVLLLVATSVNGQDLGSWNILNLKHSLNKQWSLTAEGQLRSLKFYNNFHYYEVTGTVSYQPTSSLRWTLGGGSYQTYGEGGNFVRPKNQEEWRLWPQVTLLQPLRKVNLEHRYRWELRFTNKGYRNRYRYRFGMSVPVGHTQKDHKPLQLVSSSEIFFTDNEPYFERIRVIAGVNYRFSRTTSVITGYLYQFDYKLTDEIGREFLIMGLYYEFLRNNSGHSQTHPSN; from the coding sequence TTGAAAGCAACTCGCTTTTCCATTGTTCTTGTTTTACTACTGGTGGCTACATCAGTAAACGGTCAGGATTTGGGAAGTTGGAACATTCTGAATCTCAAACACAGCCTGAACAAACAGTGGAGCCTGACTGCTGAAGGTCAGCTTCGCTCTTTGAAGTTTTATAACAATTTTCACTATTACGAGGTAACCGGAACGGTGAGCTACCAGCCCACCTCTTCTTTGCGATGGACGTTGGGTGGCGGCAGCTACCAAACCTATGGCGAAGGGGGCAATTTTGTACGCCCAAAAAACCAGGAAGAATGGCGCCTGTGGCCACAGGTAACCTTACTGCAACCGTTGCGTAAAGTAAACCTGGAGCATCGGTACCGGTGGGAACTGCGTTTTACCAACAAAGGATACCGTAACCGGTACCGGTACCGCTTCGGCATGTCGGTGCCGGTAGGCCATACTCAAAAAGACCACAAGCCGTTACAGCTGGTAAGCAGCAGTGAAATCTTTTTTACTGATAATGAGCCTTATTTTGAACGGATACGGGTGATTGCCGGGGTGAATTACCGGTTTTCGCGCACCACATCAGTAATTACCGGCTACCTGTACCAGTTTGATTACAAACTAACCGATGAAATAGGCCGCGAGTTTTTGATTATGGGCCTATACTATGAGTTTTTGCGCAACAATTCGGGGCATTCACAAACCCACCCCAGTAATTAA
- a CDS encoding VIT1/CCC1 transporter family protein — MNQEQHFQSSEKVRDFVIGMSDGLTVPFALAAGLSGAVDSNAIVITAGLAEIAAGSIAMGLGGYLAGRTEIEHYESEERREYDEIENLHHVEIQETKDIFAEYGLDDELQDKVAHAIAKDKKKWVDFMMRFELGLDKPDKNRAHQSAFIIGISYVIGGLIPLTAYFFTDTTKQGLVYSSIITLICLVVFGLVKSKLTGQPLFKGALRVALVGAVAAAAAFGIASLIAV, encoded by the coding sequence ATGAACCAGGAACAACATTTTCAGTCGTCAGAAAAAGTACGCGATTTCGTTATCGGCATGAGTGACGGACTTACCGTACCATTTGCGCTGGCCGCAGGGTTGAGTGGCGCAGTGGATAGCAATGCCATTGTTATTACAGCCGGGCTGGCTGAAATTGCTGCGGGCTCCATCGCCATGGGCCTGGGCGGCTACCTGGCCGGCCGCACCGAAATTGAACACTACGAATCAGAGGAACGCAGGGAATATGATGAGATTGAAAACCTGCACCATGTAGAAATTCAGGAAACGAAAGACATTTTTGCAGAGTACGGGCTGGACGATGAGTTGCAGGACAAAGTAGCACACGCCATTGCCAAGGATAAAAAGAAGTGGGTTGACTTTATGATGCGCTTTGAGTTGGGGTTAGATAAACCCGATAAAAACCGGGCTCATCAAAGCGCGTTCATCATCGGCATCTCTTACGTTATTGGTGGCTTAATTCCACTAACCGCTTACTTTTTTACCGATACCACCAAACAAGGATTGGTGTACTCCAGCATCATTACGCTGATATGCCTGGTGGTTTTCGGACTGGTAAAGAGTAAACTAACCGGTCAGCCTCTGTTTAAAGGCGCCCTGCGCGTTGCCCTGGTAGGGGCTGTTGCTGCTGCTGCAGCATTCGGGATAGCTTCGCTGATTGCCGTCTGA
- a CDS encoding DUF1611 domain-containing protein: MDNAIIITGGYLDTINAKTAHGLLRGTERFNIIGVIDHKLAGKDAGEVLDGKKRNIPVYATITDFVKTTKDKARYCIIGVATKGGVIPESLQVMLKEALENNLSIVNGLHDYVSDHEDLATLARSKGLELIDVRKPKKFKDLHFWNGKIKEVKCVKVAVLGTDCALGKRTTTRFLMQAMRKAGFKAEMIYTGQTGWMQGARYGFIFDSTLNDFISGEMEHAIWECYQNEKPDIIFIEGQSSLRNPSGPAGAEWIVSADADAVVLQHNPSRKQYKDMEYYPAYIPAVKDEIGLIKIYGAPTVAITVNTMKMTEPDARQWAKQTEAELNIPVVLPLEEGVERLVPLFEKMIKKYSNE; the protein is encoded by the coding sequence ATGGACAATGCAATTATCATTACCGGAGGCTACCTTGATACAATTAATGCAAAAACCGCCCATGGCCTGCTTCGCGGAACTGAACGGTTCAATATCATCGGAGTAATTGATCACAAGCTTGCCGGCAAAGATGCCGGTGAGGTGCTGGATGGTAAAAAAAGGAACATACCCGTTTATGCAACCATTACTGACTTTGTAAAGACCACTAAAGACAAGGCCCGGTACTGTATTATAGGGGTGGCCACCAAAGGCGGAGTAATACCCGAGTCGCTGCAGGTAATGCTGAAAGAAGCCCTCGAAAACAACCTGAGCATTGTGAACGGCCTGCACGATTACGTGTCGGATCATGAAGACCTCGCAACGTTGGCAAGAAGCAAAGGTCTTGAGCTGATAGATGTACGGAAACCCAAAAAGTTTAAAGACCTGCACTTCTGGAACGGGAAAATTAAAGAAGTAAAATGTGTAAAGGTGGCCGTGCTGGGTACGGATTGCGCTTTAGGAAAACGTACCACCACGCGCTTCTTAATGCAGGCCATGCGTAAGGCCGGTTTTAAGGCCGAGATGATCTACACCGGCCAGACCGGCTGGATGCAGGGTGCCAGGTATGGTTTTATTTTTGATTCGACATTAAACGATTTCATTTCCGGAGAGATGGAGCACGCCATTTGGGAATGTTATCAAAATGAAAAGCCTGATATTATCTTTATTGAAGGACAATCTTCCCTGCGCAATCCCAGTGGCCCGGCCGGAGCCGAGTGGATTGTTTCGGCCGATGCCGATGCCGTGGTGCTCCAGCACAACCCATCGCGCAAGCAATACAAAGACATGGAGTACTACCCGGCTTACATCCCGGCCGTAAAAGATGAAATTGGCCTGATAAAAATTTATGGGGCGCCTACTGTGGCTATTACAGTTAATACCATGAAGATGACCGAGCCTGATGCCCGGCAATGGGCCAAACAAACGGAAGCCGAACTGAATATACCGGTTGTGCTGCCGCTGGAAGAAGGAGTAGAACGACTGGTGCCTCTTTTTGAAAAGATGATTAAGAAATATTCAAACGAATGA
- the rlmN gene encoding 23S rRNA (adenine(2503)-C(2))-methyltransferase RlmN, with protein sequence MAATEKKDIRKLTLAELKAFFVEQNEKPFRANQVYEWLWKKSAKDFDQMTNVSLALREKMKQHFTINHIRVDTMQRSEDGTIKNAVTLHDGLVVESVLIPTKERITACVSSQVGCSLDCKFCATARLKRMRNLSADEIYDQVVAIRQQAELFFNRPLTNIVFMGMGEPLLNYTNVIAAIDKITSPEGLNMASRRITLSTVGIAKMIKKMADDDVKFNLAVSLHDAINKTRSSIMPINETNPLEDLAEALTYWYKKTKQKVTYEYVVWKGVNDSPEHASALVKFCKIIPSKVNLIEYNPIDDGHFQQASPEAVAMYQTLLSKNGIVARIRKSRGKDIDAACGQLANKT encoded by the coding sequence ATTGCTGCTACCGAAAAAAAAGATATCCGGAAACTCACGCTGGCTGAGTTAAAAGCGTTTTTTGTTGAACAAAACGAAAAACCCTTTCGGGCCAACCAGGTGTACGAATGGCTGTGGAAAAAATCAGCCAAAGATTTTGACCAGATGACCAACGTGTCGCTGGCCTTGCGCGAAAAAATGAAACAACATTTTACAATCAACCACATCCGGGTAGACACCATGCAACGCAGTGAAGACGGCACCATAAAAAATGCTGTTACCCTGCACGATGGCCTGGTGGTGGAATCGGTGCTTATTCCCACCAAAGAGCGCATCACTGCCTGTGTATCCTCGCAGGTGGGCTGCAGCCTCGATTGTAAATTCTGTGCCACCGCCCGGCTGAAACGAATGCGCAACCTGTCGGCCGATGAAATTTATGACCAGGTGGTGGCCATCCGCCAGCAGGCCGAATTGTTTTTTAACCGGCCACTCACCAACATTGTGTTTATGGGCATGGGCGAACCACTGCTCAATTATACAAATGTGATTGCAGCCATTGACAAAATAACTTCGCCCGAAGGACTAAACATGGCCTCCAGGCGGATTACACTTTCTACGGTTGGCATTGCTAAGATGATCAAGAAAATGGCGGATGATGACGTGAAGTTTAATCTGGCTGTTTCACTACACGATGCCATAAACAAAACGCGCTCATCGATTATGCCTATTAACGAAACCAACCCGCTCGAAGATTTGGCGGAAGCACTGACCTACTGGTACAAAAAAACCAAACAAAAAGTGACATATGAATACGTGGTGTGGAAAGGCGTGAACGATTCACCGGAACATGCCAGCGCACTGGTAAAATTCTGTAAGATTATTCCTTCAAAAGTAAACCTGATTGAATATAACCCCATTGATGACGGACATTTTCAGCAGGCATCGCCCGAAGCCGTAGCCATGTATCAAACCCTGCTATCCAAAAACGGCATTGTGGCCCGCATCCGCAAAAGCCGCGGAAAAGATATTGATGCCGCGTGCGGGCAACTGGCCAATAAAACTTAA
- a CDS encoding rhomboid family intramembrane serine protease, whose translation MFNLTPTVKNLLIINVIVFILQAIMPQVTAYLSLYNVRSAYFQPYQLFTYMFAHGGFMHIFFNMLMLAFTGPILETFWGSKRFLLFYLVTGVGAALFSVGIDLIFGGGAGAMLGASGAIYGVLMGFGMLFPNMEVMLLIPPIPVKAKYLVFIMGGLTFLMDRSGSVAHFAHLGGIVVAYILIKFWRSQGGTYY comes from the coding sequence ATGTTTAACCTTACACCCACCGTTAAAAACCTGCTCATCATTAATGTAATCGTATTCATCCTTCAGGCAATTATGCCTCAGGTTACTGCTTATTTGTCATTGTACAATGTACGCAGCGCGTACTTTCAGCCCTACCAGTTGTTTACCTATATGTTTGCACACGGTGGGTTCATGCACATCTTCTTTAATATGCTCATGCTTGCCTTTACCGGTCCGATACTGGAAACCTTCTGGGGTTCAAAACGGTTTTTGCTTTTCTACCTGGTAACCGGAGTAGGTGCTGCGCTGTTCAGTGTGGGGATTGATTTGATTTTTGGCGGTGGCGCAGGTGCCATGTTGGGGGCTTCGGGCGCCATTTACGGAGTGCTGATGGGTTTTGGAATGCTCTTCCCCAATATGGAAGTGATGCTGCTGATACCGCCCATTCCGGTTAAGGCAAAATATTTGGTTTTTATAATGGGGGGGTTAACTTTTTTAATGGACCGCAGTGGCAGTGTTGCTCATTTTGCACACCTTGGCGGTATTGTTGTGGCTTATATTTTAATTAAATTCTGGCGCAGTCAGGGCGGCACCTACTATTAA
- a CDS encoding carboxypeptidase-like regulatory domain-containing protein yields the protein MSLLVVTGSRAQLLYRGIVVDSVTLAALPGAHIRIKNSETGTRTNDKGVFSIVAKPADTLVISMIGYNPLELSLLFEESGILIRLTEKVNILNEVTVTASRITEITRTYRAPPKPLEVSALGNPFDYFSKWQREKRKLLKVVDENNRTFVYVQVVNDPEVRERLMDEFNLTEPEFYAMLAEFNKQSGNLVYSTDSRQIIEAIKNFFYRSTR from the coding sequence GTGAGCCTGCTCGTGGTTACGGGCAGCCGGGCACAGTTGCTTTACCGGGGTATTGTGGTTGATTCGGTTACACTTGCCGCTTTGCCGGGGGCACACATCCGCATAAAAAATTCGGAAACCGGAACACGCACCAACGACAAGGGTGTGTTTTCGATTGTTGCTAAACCGGCCGACACGCTGGTCATCTCCATGATTGGATACAACCCGCTGGAGCTTTCGTTGCTGTTCGAAGAATCAGGTATTCTCATTCGCTTAACTGAAAAAGTAAACATACTCAATGAAGTAACGGTTACTGCTTCGCGCATTACTGAAATCACCCGAACGTACCGAGCCCCGCCAAAACCCCTTGAGGTTTCCGCACTAGGCAACCCTTTTGATTACTTCTCAAAGTGGCAACGTGAAAAACGAAAACTCCTAAAAGTGGTGGATGAAAACAACCGTACTTTCGTGTACGTGCAGGTAGTGAACGATCCGGAAGTGCGCGAACGGTTAATGGACGAATTCAATCTTACTGAACCTGAGTTTTATGCAATGCTGGCTGAGTTCAACAAACAAAGTGGCAACCTGGTGTACTCCACCGACAGCCGGCAAATCATTGAGGCCATTAAAAATTTCTTCTATCGATCAACCCGGTAG
- a CDS encoding rhomboid family intramembrane serine protease, whose protein sequence is MFEEFKNAFNRYNNAHVQLIIINVTVFLFLVSIDIVTWITGTENFFQLVYRQFSIPSGYSEFFSRPWTLITYMFSHSVWDIFHILFNMLVLYWFGRVFVEYLGSDKLVALYILGGLTGGISYLLLYNLNPEFFGKAEMVGASGAIYAIVVGTATLLPNYTFYLLFFGPVRIKYIAIFYVVLSVLYVRQGVNLGGNIAHLGGALIGFIYMKQLQAGVNWGGWITTTIYWFKDLFKNKPKVKVTYRSDDARPSKKQTTSKVPQEEIDAILDKISDRGYESLTKEEKEKLFNASRK, encoded by the coding sequence ATGTTCGAAGAATTTAAAAACGCGTTTAACCGGTATAACAATGCCCACGTTCAGTTGATCATCATCAACGTAACCGTGTTTTTATTTCTGGTAAGTATTGACATTGTTACCTGGATTACTGGTACTGAAAATTTTTTCCAACTGGTTTACCGCCAGTTCAGCATTCCTTCGGGGTACAGTGAGTTTTTCTCCCGTCCATGGACGCTCATAACCTACATGTTTTCGCACAGCGTGTGGGATATTTTCCATATTCTGTTCAACATGCTGGTATTGTATTGGTTTGGGCGTGTGTTTGTAGAGTACCTGGGCAGCGATAAGCTGGTGGCCTTATATATTCTTGGCGGATTAACGGGGGGCATCAGTTACCTGTTGCTCTATAACCTGAATCCGGAATTTTTTGGTAAGGCCGAAATGGTGGGCGCTTCCGGTGCTATTTATGCCATTGTGGTGGGTACGGCAACCTTACTACCCAATTATACTTTCTATCTGTTGTTTTTCGGACCGGTGCGCATCAAATACATAGCCATCTTCTATGTTGTGCTTTCGGTATTGTATGTTCGCCAGGGTGTAAACCTTGGCGGCAACATTGCCCACCTGGGTGGGGCGCTGATCGGTTTTATTTACATGAAGCAACTTCAGGCCGGTGTAAACTGGGGCGGTTGGATTACAACCACCATTTATTGGTTTAAGGACCTGTTTAAAAACAAACCGAAAGTAAAAGTTACCTACCGCAGTGATGATGCCCGGCCATCAAAGAAACAAACCACCAGTAAGGTGCCCCAGGAAGAAATTGATGCCATCCTGGATAAGATAAGCGACCGGGGCTACGAAAGCCTGACCAAGGAAGAGAAAGAGAAACTATTTAACGCGAGCCGGAAATAG
- a CDS encoding dipeptide epimerase → MKIKDIKIWSADLGNTKPYTIAFKTVDEVRNAFVEIILTNGITGIGSGNPSEYVVGENLNQTLEALQEKNVEFLIGRDIREFGQLTYEVWKKFPKHPAARAALDIALHDALTKFLGVPLVKFLGQKIQSMPTSNTIGIKNVEETLKEAEDYKQKGFKILKVKLGKDLNEDIERLVKLRERFGNYFVIRIDANQGYTTRQTIEFYNKTKHLEIELIEQPLPAKAVAEMKQLPEDIRQKIAADESLISPVDALELVKPPRAAGIFNIKLMKCGGVSQALKIADIARHDGIDLFWGCNDESSVSITAALHAAFACANTRYIDLDGSLDLAKDEVTGGFILKDGIMYCSDKPGLGLERIA, encoded by the coding sequence ATGAAAATAAAGGACATTAAAATCTGGAGTGCCGACCTGGGCAATACCAAGCCATACACGATTGCGTTTAAAACCGTTGATGAGGTGCGCAATGCATTTGTTGAAATAATTCTGACCAATGGTATTACGGGCATCGGCTCAGGCAACCCCAGCGAATACGTAGTGGGCGAAAATCTAAATCAAACGCTGGAAGCATTACAGGAAAAGAATGTTGAGTTTCTGATAGGCCGCGATATCAGGGAGTTTGGCCAGCTAACGTACGAGGTATGGAAAAAATTTCCGAAGCATCCTGCTGCCCGTGCTGCGCTGGATATAGCCCTGCATGATGCGTTAACAAAATTTTTGGGCGTACCCTTGGTAAAATTCCTTGGGCAGAAGATTCAATCCATGCCTACGTCCAACACCATTGGTATTAAAAATGTTGAAGAAACGCTGAAAGAAGCTGAGGATTATAAGCAAAAAGGTTTCAAAATCCTTAAAGTAAAACTGGGAAAGGATTTGAATGAAGATATCGAGCGGCTTGTAAAACTAAGAGAGCGATTCGGTAACTACTTTGTTATTCGCATTGATGCCAACCAGGGTTATACAACCCGGCAAACCATTGAGTTTTACAACAAAACAAAACACCTGGAAATAGAATTGATTGAACAGCCGTTGCCGGCCAAGGCCGTTGCTGAGATGAAGCAATTACCGGAAGACATCAGGCAAAAAATTGCAGCCGATGAGTCGCTCATTTCACCGGTTGATGCCCTTGAACTGGTCAAGCCTCCGCGTGCGGCCGGTATTTTCAATATTAAATTAATGAAGTGTGGCGGGGTGAGCCAGGCGTTAAAGATTGCCGATATTGCCCGGCATGATGGCATTGATTTGTTTTGGGGTTGCAACGATGAAAGTTCGGTAAGTATTACGGCAGCGTTGCACGCAGCTTTTGCTTGTGCCAACACCAGGTACATTGACCTGGACGGCAGTCTTGACCTGGCCAAAGATGAAGTTACCGGAGGTTTTATTCTGAAAGATGGAATAATGTATTGTTCAGACAAACCCGGTCTCGGATTGGAACGCATAGCCTGA